A DNA window from Hydra vulgaris chromosome 13, alternate assembly HydraT2T_AEP contains the following coding sequences:
- the LOC136089984 gene encoding ATP-dependent DNA helicase PIF6-like, translating to MRVKLSGDLSAGAFSNQLLALGNGEAPVNVQTGLIKFPANFCTLVDSAEELIVKVFPNIQQSFTRHDWICERAILAPKNESVTKINMQIQKMLPGNEKSYNSIDMVMDPSEAVNYPTEFLNSLEPFGCPPHILHLKVGAPIILLRNLDSPKLCNGTRLIIKAILSNLIEATILTGCGKGENVFIPRIPMIPNDLPFSFKRLQFPVRLAFAMTINKAQGQSLKVAGINLEQPCFSHGQLYVACSRVGSPRNLFILTPEEKTKNIVY from the coding sequence ATGAGGGTAAAGTTGTCTGGTGATCTGTCAGCAGGAGCCTTTTCCAATCAGCTCCTTGCCTTGGGCAATGGTGAGGCACCAGTTAATGTGCAGACAGGGCTCATTAAATTCCCTGCCAACTTTTGCACACTGGTGGATTCTGCAGAGGAACTCATTGTCAAGGTGTTTCCCAACATCCAGCAGAGTTTCACCAGACATGACTGGATCTGTGAGAGAGCTATTCTGGCTCCCAAAAATGAGTCTGTCACCAAGATCAATATGCAGATCCAGAAAATGCTCCCAGGCAATGAAAAGTCCTACAACTCCATTGACATGGTTATGGACCCCAGTGAAGCTGTCAACTATCCAACAGAATTTCTGAACTCTTTAGAACCATTTGGATGTCCTCCTCACATTCTTCACCTGAAAGTTGGAGCACCAATCATTCTCCTTCGCAACCTCGACAGTCCCAAGCTCTGCAATGGAACTCGACTCATCATCAAAGCTATCCTTTCAAACTTGATTGAAGCAACTATACTGACTGGATGTGGCAAAGGTGAGAATGTCTTCATTCCAAGGATTCCAATGATTCCCAATGACCTCCCATTCAGTTTCAAGCGCCTCCAGTTTCCAGTCAGGCTGGCTTTTGCCATGACCATTAACAAAGCGCAAGGACAGTCACTCAAAGTGGCTGGCATCAATTTGGAACAGCCCTGCTTTTCTCACGGCCAGCTCTATGTTGCATGCTCCAGAGTTGGATCTCCACGAAATCTTTTCATTTTGACTCCAGAAGAAAAAACCAAGAACATTGTCTATTAG